The following proteins come from a genomic window of Natronosalvus vescus:
- a CDS encoding universal stress protein, with translation MHTTDDSNADGDTADDVESILVGVDGSDTARRALGRALSLAERYDASVSVLSVLDPDGTPMTFDVETVDELEQTKRRLVDDIVAEYDSHTVEVNGTIRRGRPGDVIRRFAENHDVDLIVLGRSSHGPITEALLGSTADRVIRTSSVPVVVVPEAER, from the coding sequence ATGCACACCACGGACGACTCGAACGCTGACGGAGACACGGCCGACGACGTCGAGAGTATCCTCGTCGGCGTCGACGGAAGCGACACGGCCAGACGGGCCCTCGGCCGTGCGCTCTCGCTCGCCGAACGATACGACGCGTCCGTGTCCGTCCTCTCCGTCCTCGACCCCGACGGCACCCCGATGACCTTCGACGTCGAGACGGTGGACGAACTCGAGCAGACCAAACGTCGCCTCGTCGACGACATCGTCGCCGAATACGACAGCCACACGGTCGAGGTGAACGGGACGATCCGACGCGGACGACCCGGGGACGTGATCCGCCGGTTCGCCGAGAACCACGACGTCGACCTGATCGTCCTCGGTAGATCTTCCCATGGGCCGATTACGGAGGCGTTGCTCGGGAGCACGGCTGATCGCGTTATCCGAACCTCGTCGGTTCCCGTCGTCGTCGTTCCTGAAGCCGAACGATAA
- a CDS encoding SLC13 family permease: protein MNLVVLRQQTDEVPALSPEMLVVFAIIAIAIVLFVTQPIPLDITALLVVVALVVLEPWTTITAEEGVSGFSSPATITVLMMFVLSEGVRRTGAIQSLGEQLAAFAGTSPRRQLGSMIGVSGVSAGFINNTPVVALLIPVANDLAARTGTSPSRLLIPLSFASMMGGMLTLIGTSTNILASDIVARPEYLGRPFSMFEFTALGALVLVSGSIYLLFAAPLLLPERVEPTTELIDEFDMTAYLTEITVPEESPMTGKTILEVLTELDVDLDAVTLVRGADTFGGSIEEKTLQSNDVLLVRAGRDAILEVDRTPGLELLPQTSVSDTDLETRSTPGERSTPQILAEIVIAPDGTLAEETLATSNFRQRFDATVLAIRRGTAIVHTRMEQRPLRGGDSLLVRLSKDALERLNRDRNVIVAGEYTRPTYRRSKLPLALAIIAGVVGIAALEIFPILLTSIAGAVAMVGTGVLDPREIYGAVDWSVIFLLAGLIPLGIAMERTGAAAFLAGNAVMGVAGLHIVIVLGLFYLFTALMTELLSNNASVVLMIPIAFDAAARVGADPYAFVLAVTFAASTPLLTPVGYQTNLMVYGPGGYKFTDFARLGLPLQLILTVVTTLGIVFIWGV from the coding sequence ATGAATCTCGTCGTTCTTCGTCAGCAGACTGACGAGGTGCCAGCGCTCTCCCCGGAGATGCTCGTCGTCTTCGCGATCATCGCCATCGCGATCGTCCTCTTTGTCACCCAACCAATCCCGCTCGATATCACGGCACTGCTGGTCGTCGTCGCGCTCGTCGTCCTCGAGCCCTGGACGACGATCACGGCTGAGGAGGGGGTTTCGGGCTTCTCGAGTCCGGCGACGATCACCGTGTTGATGATGTTCGTCCTGAGCGAGGGTGTTCGCCGAACGGGGGCAATCCAGTCGCTGGGCGAGCAACTCGCCGCCTTCGCTGGCACCAGCCCCCGTCGTCAACTCGGTTCGATGATCGGCGTCTCGGGGGTGTCCGCGGGCTTCATTAACAACACGCCGGTCGTCGCGCTCCTGATCCCCGTCGCGAACGACCTCGCCGCACGAACCGGAACGTCCCCATCCAGGCTGCTGATTCCGCTGTCGTTCGCGTCGATGATGGGCGGAATGCTCACACTGATCGGGACGTCGACGAACATCCTCGCCAGCGACATCGTCGCTCGCCCCGAGTATCTCGGCCGTCCCTTTTCGATGTTCGAGTTTACCGCCCTCGGCGCGCTCGTGCTCGTCTCGGGATCGATTTACCTGCTTTTCGCCGCTCCGCTCCTCCTCCCGGAACGGGTCGAGCCCACGACCGAACTGATCGACGAGTTCGACATGACGGCGTACCTCACCGAGATCACCGTCCCCGAGGAGTCGCCCATGACCGGCAAAACCATCCTCGAGGTGCTGACCGAACTCGATGTCGACCTGGACGCGGTCACACTCGTCCGCGGTGCGGACACATTCGGCGGGTCGATCGAGGAAAAGACACTCCAGTCGAACGACGTCCTGCTCGTTCGGGCTGGACGCGACGCTATCCTCGAGGTCGACCGGACGCCGGGTCTCGAACTCCTCCCGCAGACATCCGTTTCCGACACCGACCTCGAGACACGATCGACGCCGGGGGAACGATCGACCCCACAGATTCTCGCGGAGATTGTCATCGCTCCCGACGGGACGCTGGCCGAGGAAACGCTCGCCACGTCGAATTTTCGACAGCGATTCGATGCGACCGTCCTCGCAATTCGCCGTGGAACGGCCATCGTTCACACCCGAATGGAGCAGCGCCCGCTTCGGGGCGGTGACTCGCTCCTGGTACGGCTGAGCAAGGATGCGCTCGAGCGGTTGAACCGCGACCGGAACGTTATCGTTGCCGGTGAGTACACGCGACCGACCTACCGCCGATCGAAACTTCCGCTCGCACTCGCCATCATCGCTGGTGTCGTCGGTATCGCCGCCCTCGAGATCTTTCCAATTTTGCTCACCTCGATCGCCGGCGCGGTGGCGATGGTCGGTACCGGCGTCCTCGATCCACGCGAGATCTACGGGGCGGTCGACTGGAGCGTGATCTTCTTACTCGCCGGATTGATCCCGCTCGGGATCGCGATGGAGCGCACCGGGGCAGCGGCGTTTCTCGCCGGCAACGCCGTGATGGGCGTCGCCGGGTTACACATCGTGATCGTACTGGGATTGTTCTATCTCTTCACGGCGCTTATGACCGAGTTGTTGAGCAACAACGCGAGCGTCGTCCTCATGATTCCGATTGCGTTCGATGCCGCGGCACGGGTCGGTGCCGATCCGTACGCGTTCGTGCTCGCCGTCACGTTCGCGGCGAGTACGCCCCTGCTCACTCCGGTCGGCTATCAGACGAATCTGATGGTGTACGGGCCAGGTGGGTACAAGTTCACGGACTTCGCTCGGTTGGGCCTGCCGCTCCAACTGATCCTCACGGTCGTCACCACGCTCGGTATCGTGTTCATCTGGGGCGTGTGA
- a CDS encoding universal stress protein — MTDTILVPIDGSPLSTRALEYAFEAHDEPTVVAIHVLDPFDPGYSSVTDVDVRNEPRHGSEEWYERAREEEARLFEQARETAAGYDGELVTERVDGEPARTIVEYAEEHDVDHIVMGSHGRTGETRLLLGSVAELVVMRSPVTVTIVRADDA; from the coding sequence ATGACTGACACCATACTCGTCCCCATCGATGGCTCGCCGCTGTCAACACGGGCCCTCGAGTACGCCTTCGAGGCCCACGATGAACCGACAGTCGTTGCTATTCACGTGCTCGATCCGTTCGATCCGGGGTATAGCTCTGTGACCGACGTCGACGTTCGGAACGAACCTCGACACGGCTCCGAAGAGTGGTACGAACGGGCTCGCGAGGAGGAAGCGCGTCTCTTCGAACAGGCCCGCGAGACCGCGGCGGGATACGACGGCGAGCTGGTGACCGAGCGGGTCGACGGCGAGCCGGCTCGGACGATCGTCGAGTACGCAGAGGAGCACGACGTCGACCATATTGTCATGGGGAGTCATGGCCGAACTGGTGAAACCCGTTTACTCCTCGGTAGCGTTGCGGAGCTGGTCGTCATGCGATCGCCCGTGACGGTGACGATCGTCAGAGCGGACGACGCCTGA
- a CDS encoding DUF2267 domain-containing protein, with amino-acid sequence MNYKEFVGEVQHRLEYAQFGQAVRACRAVLTTLGERLQEGEATDLASPLPMEIDHYLVAADHGQRFDYQEFLERVSKREGVDRSDANYHTQEVLALVASVVPAGNLEKVRAQLPDDYEQLFELVETADGGRTSQ; translated from the coding sequence ATGAACTACAAAGAATTCGTAGGCGAGGTACAGCACCGACTCGAGTACGCCCAGTTCGGCCAGGCCGTTCGCGCCTGTCGTGCCGTCCTGACAACTCTCGGGGAACGGTTACAGGAAGGGGAGGCGACCGATCTCGCCAGCCCATTGCCGATGGAGATCGACCACTACCTCGTCGCGGCCGACCACGGCCAGCGATTCGACTACCAGGAGTTCCTCGAGCGGGTGAGTAAACGCGAGGGCGTGGATCGGTCGGACGCAAACTATCACACTCAGGAGGTGCTCGCACTCGTCGCGAGCGTGGTACCCGCCGGGAACCTCGAAAAGGTTCGTGCCCAGCTTCCGGACGACTACGAGCAGTTGTTCGAACTCGTCGAGACAGCGGACGGCGGTAGAACCAGCCAGTGA
- a CDS encoding universal stress protein, whose product MPRHVLVPIDGSDHAAAGLEYSLQSFPDATITALYVVNPSRDHTTGVGSETDPETRAKSRGERVLENATDRGDDHGRTVRTELRTGTPHTEILETASESDVDHIVMGSHGRSPITGPFLGHVSETVVQRAPVSTTVVPEGTTALENRDLPGNVLVPVDGSEQAEAALRYALETFPGATHTAFYALEVPFDRSREEVEGTYLEAILDEHERQGEEILQSAVAVADEYDAELGTASASGKPSREIIAHAETGDYDQIVMGSHGRSLAARLFTGSVAERVAQRSPLTVTLVRGGRNV is encoded by the coding sequence TCCCCGACGCGACGATCACCGCCCTCTACGTCGTCAATCCCAGCCGGGATCACACCACGGGCGTCGGATCTGAGACCGACCCCGAAACGCGAGCGAAATCACGTGGCGAGCGCGTGCTCGAGAACGCCACGGATCGTGGCGACGATCACGGTCGAACGGTTCGGACGGAACTGAGAACCGGGACACCCCACACCGAAATCCTCGAGACGGCGTCCGAGAGCGACGTCGACCACATCGTCATGGGGAGCCACGGGAGGTCACCGATCACGGGCCCGTTTCTCGGGCACGTCAGTGAGACGGTCGTCCAGCGCGCCCCGGTGTCGACGACCGTCGTCCCGGAGGGCACCACCGCACTGGAAAACCGAGACCTTCCGGGGAACGTACTCGTTCCCGTCGACGGCTCCGAACAGGCCGAAGCCGCCCTCAGATACGCCCTCGAGACGTTTCCCGGGGCGACACACACCGCCTTTTACGCTCTCGAAGTGCCGTTCGACCGATCCCGCGAGGAGGTCGAAGGAACGTATCTCGAGGCGATCCTGGACGAACACGAGCGGCAGGGAGAAGAGATCCTCCAGTCTGCGGTGGCCGTCGCCGACGAATACGACGCCGAACTCGGGACGGCGTCGGCGAGCGGGAAGCCGTCGAGGGAGATCATCGCCCACGCGGAGACAGGCGACTACGACCAGATCGTGATGGGGAGCCACGGGCGCTCGCTTGCCGCCCGACTGTTCACCGGTTCCGTTGCCGAACGCGTCGCCCAGCGGTCGCCGCTGACGGTGACGCTGGTTCGGGGTGGGCGTAATGTGTGA